The proteins below are encoded in one region of Nilaparvata lugens isolate BPH chromosome X, ASM1435652v1, whole genome shotgun sequence:
- the LOC111061343 gene encoding very low-density lipoprotein receptor: protein MQMINQLRFWQFYCAVDSTCHDNSKKCDGIDDCSDGSDEKGCPPSNRTTTTTMPPLSESGCHPSEFACYSRTGAYCIKLILKCDGVLDCLDGSDELNCYNTKKKPGAEDVTPRPDDSSHLVSCPYPSWMCDNNTRCIDVERLCDTRNDCKDQSDEGLKCLCSFIFQSKNYALRTMCAHISATTLLRDFCAHVPRDSICSPITIHVQTPTYVTSGAHVPRNAYPTANISTNVLVIMVILCKTTISHVKAMLWPTLKWLSRLD from the exons atgcAGATGATTAACCAGTTACGTTTTTGGCAGTTCTATTGCGCAGTGGACTCGACTTGTCACGACAATTCGAAGAAATGCGACGGTATAGATGATTGCTCGGATGGGTCCGATGAGAAAGGGTGTCCACCTTCGAATCgtaccaccaccaccaccatgCCGCCACTGTCCGAATCCGGCTGTCATCCGTCTGAGTTCGCCTGCTACTCGCGCACTGGAGCATATTGTATCAAACTGATTTTGAAGTGTGACGGTGTGCTTGATTGCCTGGATGGCTCCGACGAACTCAACTGCT ataatacaaAGAAAAAGCCAGGAGCTGAAGATGTGACGCCACGGCCCGATGACAGTTCTCACCTAGTCTCATGTCCCTATCCTTCTTGGATGTGCGATAACAATACACGTTGCATTGACGTAGAACGGCTTTGTGACACACGCAATGACTGCAAAGATCAGTCGGATGAAGGACTCAAATGCT TGTGTTCATTCATTTTCCAGTCCAAGAACTATGCATTGAGAACGATGTGTGCTCACATAAGTGCTACAACACTCCTCAGGGATTTCTGTGCACATGTCCCGAGGGACTCCATTTGCAGTCCGATAACCATACATGTGCAGACGCCCACCTATGTGACCAGTGGGGCACATGTGCCCAGGAATGCATATCCTACGGCAAACATCAGCACAAATGTGCTTGTCATCATGGTTATACTTTGCAAAACGACCATTTCTCATGTAAAAGCAATG